The proteins below come from a single Pedobacter aquae genomic window:
- a CDS encoding SdiA-regulated domain-containing protein, whose amino-acid sequence MHKVYIIPFLISSILITSCTNSSLKKKKAQAVKKSYIKNFETINLDYQLKEISGITFINDSLIAAVEDENGIVYFLDLIEKKVVRKLIFQEPGDFEDITKVKNDLFIINSKGSLTQIVSFKDKRPEVIQHNTAFKKKNDIESVVYDEAQHQLLIAVKAEDLKGNEDKKAVYTFSLTNFKVDEEPYLNISHQKILAIFEGDRWEELSKAFLKKLGNENLNKVFSPTAMAIHPQDKDLYILSSTNNFIVVIHQQEIKQVISLLGNAFTQPEGMAFNSKGELYISNEGKKLSGNILKITSIHDK is encoded by the coding sequence ATGCACAAGGTCTACATCATACCTTTTTTAATTTCATCAATACTTATCACATCCTGTACCAATTCTTCTTTAAAGAAAAAGAAAGCACAGGCTGTTAAGAAATCTTATATCAAAAATTTCGAGACCATTAACCTCGATTATCAGCTTAAAGAAATTTCTGGAATCACCTTTATTAACGATAGTTTAATAGCTGCCGTAGAAGACGAAAATGGTATAGTGTACTTTCTTGATCTTATTGAGAAAAAAGTTGTTAGAAAATTAATTTTTCAAGAGCCTGGAGATTTTGAAGACATCACCAAAGTTAAAAACGACCTTTTTATCATCAACAGCAAAGGCAGTTTAACCCAAATTGTATCCTTTAAAGATAAAAGACCAGAAGTTATACAGCATAATACCGCTTTTAAGAAGAAAAACGATATTGAATCTGTTGTTTATGATGAAGCACAGCATCAATTATTAATTGCTGTAAAAGCAGAAGATTTGAAAGGTAATGAAGATAAAAAAGCTGTTTATACGTTCTCTTTAACAAATTTTAAGGTTGATGAAGAACCTTATCTAAATATCTCTCATCAAAAAATCTTAGCCATTTTTGAAGGAGACCGTTGGGAAGAGCTATCCAAGGCTTTTCTAAAAAAACTTGGGAACGAAAATCTAAACAAAGTTTTTAGTCCTACCGCAATGGCTATACATCCGCAAGACAAAGATTTATACATCCTATCATCAACAAATAACTTTATTGTAGTTATCCATCAACAAGAAATTAAACAGGTTATTTCCCTACTTGGAAATGCTTTTACCCAGCCAGAAGGCATGGCCTTTAATAGCAAAGGAGAGCTTTATATTTCTAACGAAGGAAAAAAACTGAGTGGCAACATCTTAAAAATCACATCTATACATGACAAATAA
- a CDS encoding DUF2652 domain-containing protein, which translates to MVKTNSKIPVFFCIPDITGFTKFMMSANQDFAHEVIPNILQTIIKTNILELNVAEIEGDAIFFYKTGRLPSVQKVARQCKAIYDAFNNFIASYKEIDIQNYEKYLANNQLGIKIIIHHGKISISNIEGHIKLMGEDVILVHKLLKNSVQQHNYILLSQQYLDKLKDKKVAKNWFNWDKLQKGKDSYEHFGSVPYHYIAFADVKKLSKTKA; encoded by the coding sequence ATGGTTAAAACAAACTCTAAAATTCCTGTATTTTTTTGCATACCAGACATTACAGGTTTCACAAAATTCATGATGTCTGCCAATCAGGATTTTGCGCATGAAGTAATACCCAATATTTTACAAACCATTATTAAAACCAATATATTAGAACTTAATGTAGCCGAAATTGAAGGCGATGCTATATTTTTTTACAAAACAGGCAGGCTACCATCTGTACAAAAAGTAGCTAGGCAATGTAAAGCTATTTACGATGCTTTTAACAACTTTATTGCATCGTACAAAGAAATAGATATACAGAATTATGAAAAATACTTAGCTAATAACCAGCTTGGTATTAAAATCATCATCCATCATGGAAAGATATCTATTTCTAATATAGAAGGGCATATTAAATTAATGGGCGAAGATGTTATTTTGGTGCATAAGCTACTTAAAAACAGCGTACAGCAGCATAATTACATCCTTTTATCACAACAATATTTAGATAAGCTTAAAGACAAAAAAGTGGCTAAAAACTGGTTCAATTGGGATAAACTACAAAAAGGAAAAGACAGTTACGAACATTTTGGGTCTGTACCTTATCATTATATCGCTTTCGCTGATGTTAAGAAACTTAGTAAGACAAAAGCATAA
- a CDS encoding DUF4202 domain-containing protein, translating to MRNMKAAFAAFDAYNQQDPNQIVYEGLTYPQEYFLALKLHEWVLTLNPKASLELLLASRCQHIGRWETPRKQYPEGREGYLKWRKEQANFHVDKSLAILRHAGFDETVCYRVKQIILKQKIKIDAEVQIMENALCLVFLQYQFEDFLNTQPDIKMIGILRKSLLKMDKHGHEHALKLPFSEKAKALVARALEELYV from the coding sequence ATGAGAAATATGAAAGCTGCATTTGCAGCATTTGATGCCTATAATCAGCAAGATCCAAATCAGATTGTATACGAAGGGCTAACTTATCCACAAGAATATTTTTTAGCCTTAAAACTACACGAATGGGTTTTAACTTTAAATCCAAAAGCTAGTTTAGAGCTTTTGTTAGCATCTAGATGCCAACATATTGGGCGTTGGGAAACTCCGCGTAAGCAATATCCAGAAGGAAGAGAAGGTTATCTAAAATGGAGAAAAGAACAGGCAAATTTTCATGTAGATAAATCTTTGGCTATTTTACGTCATGCAGGTTTTGATGAAACTGTTTGCTATCGCGTTAAGCAAATCATCTTAAAACAAAAAATTAAGATTGATGCCGAAGTGCAAATTATGGAAAATGCTTTGTGTTTGGTTTTTTTACAATATCAGTTCGAAGACTTTTTAAACACGCAGCCCGATATAAAAATGATTGGTATTTTAAGAAAATCTCTCCTTAAAATGGATAAACATGGTCATGAACATGCTTTAAAACTACCTTTCTCTGAAAAGGCTAAGGCTTTAGTTGCTAGAGCTCTTGAAGAGCTTTATGTTTAG
- a CDS encoding Pycsar system effector family protein — MMTTPSGLLKAAEVYVFDLLKDKLPNELVYHNFNHTKDTVDACEEMANHYQLNDIEKEDLMLAAWFHDTGYTVKYKDHEEESVKIAETFLRSKLDEKRLSSITEMIKSTHVNVPVNNLNEEILHDADCINMGKKQFCKNAELLRVEWEQSLKQNYTDLQWAEGQLHFLINKKFKTAYALQTYGDGKEKNLKKQRKQIEKLKSDQFKLHLKEKGIEVKSKKEGRGIETLYRSVYDYHINLSSIADNKANIMISINTIIVSLIITLFGSGYTFTGDGTFASIRFVFPMAFLVISSLLSVVFAILSARPNITSKEKFELDNKNSSILFFGNFAQIQINEFVSHIKELKKEKEELYDSMTVDIYHLGVVLVRKYKLLTTSYNIFMGGLVVCAVGFLLIMLLSY; from the coding sequence ATGATGACAACACCATCTGGTTTATTAAAAGCAGCAGAAGTTTATGTTTTTGATTTATTAAAAGATAAACTGCCCAACGAGTTGGTTTACCATAATTTTAACCATACTAAAGATACGGTAGACGCTTGCGAAGAAATGGCAAATCATTATCAATTAAATGATATTGAGAAAGAAGATTTAATGCTAGCAGCATGGTTTCATGATACTGGCTATACCGTAAAATACAAAGATCATGAAGAAGAAAGCGTTAAAATTGCCGAAACTTTTTTAAGAAGTAAACTAGATGAAAAGCGCTTAAGCAGCATCACCGAAATGATAAAAAGTACGCATGTAAATGTTCCTGTTAATAATTTAAACGAGGAAATTTTACATGATGCAGATTGTATCAACATGGGTAAAAAGCAGTTTTGCAAAAATGCAGAATTGCTAAGGGTAGAGTGGGAGCAAAGCCTTAAACAAAATTATACGGATTTACAATGGGCCGAGGGGCAGCTACATTTTCTTATCAATAAAAAGTTTAAAACAGCTTATGCCTTACAAACCTATGGCGATGGCAAAGAGAAAAATTTAAAAAAGCAGCGTAAGCAAATAGAAAAACTAAAAAGCGACCAGTTTAAGCTACATTTAAAAGAAAAAGGTATTGAAGTAAAATCTAAAAAAGAGGGCCGAGGGATAGAAACTTTATACCGTTCTGTTTATGATTATCATATCAATTTAAGCTCTATTGCTGATAATAAAGCCAACATCATGATTAGTATCAATACCATTATAGTTTCTTTAATTATTACGCTATTTGGTTCTGGTTATACCTTTACAGGCGATGGTACTTTTGCCAGTATAAGATTTGTATTTCCAATGGCTTTTTTAGTTATCAGTAGTTTGCTTTCTGTGGTATTTGCTATTTTATCTGCCAGGCCAAATATTACCAGCAAAGAAAAATTCGAGCTCGATAATAAAAACAGTAGTATCCTGTTTTTTGGGAATTTTGCTCAAATACAAATCAATGAATTTGTAAGTCATATTAAAGAACTTAAAAAAGAAAAAGAAGAGCTTTATGATAGTATGACAGTAGATATTTACCACTTGGGAGTAGTACTGGTAAGGAAATATAAGCTATTAACTACTTCTTATAATATTTTTATGGGAGGCTTAGTTGTGTGTGCTGTAGGCTTTTTATTGATTATGCTTTTGTCTTACTAA